From the genome of Spinacia oleracea cultivar Varoflay chromosome 2, BTI_SOV_V1, whole genome shotgun sequence, one region includes:
- the LOC110791470 gene encoding glycine-rich cell wall structural protein, translating to MVSKVVLLLCLLAIVLFISSEVAAKDSTQTSTTSQDIKDKKVDTEIEDAKHRRFPGGGYGGGYPRRGYPGRGYGRGNPGGGYPGGGYGGNPGGGYPGGGYGGNPGGGYGGNPGGGYPGGGYGGNPGGGYGGYPGGGRGGGGYGGGGGPGEECNNGCCYRGYNGCSRCCDYAGQAVQTHFHNKPLSP from the exons ATGGTTTCTAAGGTTGTTCTGCTATTATGTCTTTTGGCTATTGTTCTCTTTATCTCTTCTGAGGTCGCAGCTAAAGACTCCACCCAAACTTCTACTACTTCTCAAGATATTAAGG ATAAGAAAGTTGACACCGAAATAGAGGATGCAAAGCACAGAAGATTTCCAGGTGGCGGATACGGTGGTGGATATCCTCGCAGAGGGTATCCTGGAAGAGGATACGGCCGTGGGAATCCTGGAGGAGGGTATCCTGGAGGAGGATACGGTGGGAATCCCGGAGGAGGGTATCCTGGAGGAGGATACGGTGGGAATCCTGGAGGAGGTTACGGTGGGAATCCCGGGGGAGGGTATCCTGGAGGTGGGTACGGTGGGAATCCTGGGGGAGGGTACGGTGGCTACCCAGGTGGTGGTCGTGGAGGAGGTGGGTATGGAGGCGGAGGTGGACCTGGAGAAGAATGTAATAACGGTTGCTGCTACCGTGGATACAATGGCTGCAGTAGATGTTGTGATTATGCTGGTCAGGCCGTTCAAACACACTTTCACAACAAGCCTCTTTCTCCTTAA
- the LOC110791471 gene encoding 60S ribosomal protein L23A gives MAPPAKDGKKADPKAQALKAAKAVKSGSNILKKKASKKIRTKVTFHRPKTFKKERNPKYPRISATPRNKLDHYQILKYPLTTESAMKKIEDNNTLVFIVDIRADKKKIKDAVKKMYDIQSKKVNTLIRPDGTKKAYVRLTPDYDALDVANKIGII, from the exons ATGGCTCCCCCTGCGAAAG ATGGAAAGAAGGCTGATCCCAAGGCACAGGCCTTGAAAGCTGCCAAAGCTGTGAAATCTGGCTCAAATATCTTGAAGAAGAAGGCTAGTAAGAAGATCAGGACCAAGGTTACTTTCCATAGGCCAAAGACATTCAAGAAGGAGAGGAACCCCAAGTACCCTCGTATTAGTGCAACACCAAGAAACAAGTTGGATCATTATCAGATCCTTAAATACCCCTTGACCACTGAGTCTGCAATGAAGAAGATTGAGGACAACAACACCTTGGTTTTCATCGTTGATATCCGTGCTGACAAGAAGAAAATTAAAGACGCCGTCAAGAAGATGTATGATATTCAGTCCAAGAAAGTGAATACCTTGATCAG GCCCGATGGCACCAAGAAGGCTTATGTTCGCTTGACACCAGACTATGACGCCTTGGATGTTGCAAACAAGATTGGAATCATATAG